In Roseofilum capinflatum BLCC-M114, one DNA window encodes the following:
- a CDS encoding TIGR04282 family arsenosugar biosynthesis glycosyltransferase, with protein MSAFPDLSSQLSSPCQLLVFTRYPELGKAKTRLIPALGAEGATELHRQLAEWAIAQGRQLQDRHRESIKLVVYFTGSTIQAMQTWLGADLVYRSQVQGDLGEKLYRAIDLGFAQETERIVVIGTDCPSLTPTLLAQAFHALASHDLVIGPAADGGYYLIGLSRPISALFQGIDWGTSEVFTQTLNIADSLDLSYSLLPVLTDIDRPEDLYCRCNR; from the coding sequence GTGAGCGCTTTTCCTGATTTATCTTCCCAATTATCTAGCCCATGCCAACTCCTAGTTTTTACTCGATATCCAGAATTGGGCAAGGCTAAAACCCGCTTAATTCCTGCATTAGGAGCTGAGGGGGCAACTGAATTACACCGTCAACTGGCCGAATGGGCGATCGCCCAAGGAAGGCAGCTACAAGATCGGCATAGGGAGTCTATTAAGCTCGTGGTTTATTTTACAGGCTCAACGATTCAGGCCATGCAGACCTGGTTAGGTGCTGATCTAGTTTATCGCAGTCAGGTACAAGGCGATCTAGGGGAAAAGCTCTACAGAGCTATCGATCTAGGGTTTGCCCAAGAAACGGAGCGCATCGTGGTAATTGGAACTGACTGCCCCAGTCTCACCCCAACTCTTTTAGCTCAAGCCTTTCATGCTTTAGCTTCCCACGATTTAGTCATCGGGCCAGCCGCCGATGGAGGTTATTACTTAATTGGTCTATCGCGCCCCATCTCTGCATTATTTCAAGGCATTGATTGGGGAACCTCAGAAGTGTTCACCCAAACCCTAAATATTGCTGACTCTCTAGACTTATCCTATTCTCTCTTACCCGTTCTCACCGATATTGACCGCCCAGAAGACTTGTATTGTCGCTGTAATAGGTAA
- the pgl gene encoding 6-phosphogluconolactonase: protein MTKIVEVLPDKSALVSRALSLVKEKIQTAIASQGYCTIALAGGSTPKPLYEFLSQENLPWDKIHIFWGDERYVPSDHPDSNENMARQAWLNQVPIPPENIHPMPTGAQDPQQDAQTHETQLQQFFGNASGDFPTFDIILLGMGDDGHTASLFPQTEALAVGDRLVTVGNKEGQPRLTFTVPLINHARCVVFLVAGANKINALTQVFAPEGDSQQYPSRLIAPKGELWWLLDEAAGDRLRVTSN, encoded by the coding sequence ATGACTAAAATTGTAGAAGTTTTACCAGATAAAAGCGCCCTTGTTAGCCGCGCCCTTTCTTTAGTCAAAGAAAAAATCCAAACGGCGATCGCCTCCCAAGGCTACTGTACCATTGCCCTCGCCGGAGGCAGCACCCCCAAACCCCTGTACGAGTTCCTGAGCCAAGAAAATCTCCCTTGGGACAAAATTCATATTTTTTGGGGAGACGAGCGCTACGTTCCCTCCGATCATCCCGATAGTAACGAAAATATGGCTCGCCAAGCCTGGCTCAATCAGGTTCCCATTCCCCCAGAAAATATCCATCCCATGCCCACCGGAGCGCAAGACCCCCAACAGGATGCCCAAACCCACGAGACTCAGTTACAGCAGTTTTTTGGCAACGCCTCTGGAGATTTCCCCACCTTCGATATTATTCTCTTAGGGATGGGTGATGATGGCCATACCGCGTCCCTGTTTCCCCAGACTGAAGCCTTGGCGGTCGGCGATCGCCTAGTGACGGTCGGCAATAAAGAGGGCCAACCCCGTCTCACCTTTACCGTTCCCCTGATTAATCACGCTCGCTGTGTCGTTTTTCTCGTCGCAGGAGCCAATAAAATCAATGCTTTAACCCAAGTCTTTGCCCCAGAAGGAGATAGCCAACAGTATCCCTCTCGTTTAATTGCTCCCAAAGGCGAACTTTGGTGGCTCTTAGATGAAGCAGCCGGAGATCGCTTAAGAGTGACATCGAATTAA
- a CDS encoding FHA domain-containing protein: MIVCPNCTHQNPDGAQVCEACYTDLPALTTCFNCGATVQQDATFCGQCGTPLNPTPPAPDASEEEESVEIPALVEPDPLVVPDPITPSSSESSESSEIESEASEASTPPSVNRSTELQSPSASLVHVSTGQSFELSTHLPVLNIGKPNDRLPPEIDVSGFAHSDVVSRVHAAIRIEEGHYYIEDLGSSNGTYINHLPLSPGDRHQLQAGDRITLGKNDLVTFLFQM; the protein is encoded by the coding sequence ATGATTGTTTGTCCCAATTGTACTCACCAAAATCCTGACGGCGCTCAAGTTTGTGAAGCCTGTTATACTGACCTCCCTGCCCTGACCACCTGTTTCAACTGTGGAGCCACAGTGCAGCAAGATGCGACCTTTTGTGGGCAGTGCGGAACGCCCTTAAATCCTACTCCTCCTGCTCCAGATGCTTCTGAAGAAGAAGAATCTGTAGAGATTCCTGCCTTGGTCGAACCCGATCCCCTAGTCGTTCCCGATCCGATTACCCCTTCTAGCTCAGAATCATCAGAATCATCAGAAATAGAATCTGAAGCCTCAGAAGCCTCAACTCCACCCTCAGTCAATCGATCGACCGAACTGCAATCACCAAGCGCTTCCTTGGTGCATGTTTCGACCGGTCAGAGCTTCGAGCTATCGACCCATCTTCCGGTGTTAAACATCGGCAAACCCAATGACCGCCTGCCCCCAGAAATAGACGTTTCTGGATTTGCCCATTCGGATGTGGTCTCACGGGTTCATGCTGCCATTCGCATTGAAGAGGGTCACTATTATATAGAAGATCTGGGCAGTTCTAATGGAACCTATATTAATCACCTTCCCTTAAGTCCAGGCGATCGCCATCAATTACAAGCGGGCGATCGCATTACATTAGGTAAAAATGATCTGGTAACTTTTTTGTTTCAAATGTGA
- a CDS encoding FHA domain-containing protein, producing the protein MITLTLLHPLKDTPIQHWEFQQESVVRIGRSTDNHVVLYSAVVSRHHVELRLGEGAWDVVNLGTNGTYLEGQRIEQMPITGEVVIRLARSGPKIQIKTDFEADQSSPSPGDRKSVNQSQIPVKPVNSKIITAIDP; encoded by the coding sequence GTGATCACCCTAACCTTATTGCATCCTCTTAAAGATACCCCCATTCAGCATTGGGAATTCCAACAAGAATCTGTCGTGCGGATCGGACGTTCTACAGATAATCATGTAGTTCTCTATAGTGCAGTGGTTTCCCGTCACCATGTGGAACTCCGTTTAGGAGAGGGGGCTTGGGATGTGGTGAACCTGGGAACCAATGGCACTTATTTGGAAGGTCAGCGAATTGAGCAAATGCCGATTACCGGTGAAGTGGTGATCCGACTGGCTCGCTCTGGCCCCAAGATTCAGATTAAAACTGATTTTGAAGCGGATCAATCTTCTCCTTCTCCTGGAGACCGCAAATCTGTGAATCAATCCCAGATCCCCGTTAAGCCGGTGAATAGCAAAATTATTACGGCGATCGATCCCTAG
- a CDS encoding FHA domain-containing protein has protein sequence MSTITISLMHPTQPIAMHSWTFEPDRDEPIRIGRSHDNDIVVYSSVVSRHHAELWPSEEGWSLKGFGANGTLVNQQLVTQEVLEDEMIIRLGHSGPRLRIRLGVSDPKAKLVRKGDRKPNAEPSEAEKHSTFINGPQA, from the coding sequence ATGTCAACGATTACCATATCTCTGATGCATCCGACCCAACCGATCGCGATGCATAGTTGGACATTTGAGCCAGATCGCGATGAACCCATTCGCATTGGTCGTTCTCACGATAACGACATTGTAGTGTATAGTTCTGTGGTTTCCCGCCATCACGCGGAGTTATGGCCCAGTGAAGAGGGTTGGAGTCTCAAGGGATTTGGTGCAAATGGTACGTTGGTTAACCAACAGTTGGTTACACAAGAGGTCTTAGAGGATGAAATGATTATCCGTCTGGGCCATTCTGGGCCGAGATTGCGAATTCGTCTAGGAGTAAGCGATCCGAAGGCGAAGCTGGTTAGAAAAGGCGATCGCAAACCGAATGCAGAACCGAGTGAAGCAGAAAAACATAGTACGTTTATCAATGGGCCTCAAGCCTAA
- the pgeF gene encoding peptidoglycan editing factor PgeF gives MSSVWHWQMAQGLTYLTCSLLDPWKHGFFTRQFAPQTPESLALLLDEQAQVYRVKQVHGQRVLTPSEVKALGVERPEADGLLSEHAHDAVWVCSADCVPVLMADLGTGRVAALHAGWRGTAAEIVPEAIARFQAFGTRLEDLRIALGPAISGSQYQVGLDVAQQVGKTLIQGGTPSDWMEGLSVGENPVLLPDSEPDRIRLDVRQVNLRQLQQLGIDVEQVAIAPYCTYQNPDLFFSYRRDRLKSVQWSGIVQ, from the coding sequence ATGAGTTCAGTTTGGCATTGGCAAATGGCTCAGGGATTGACCTATCTGACCTGTAGCTTACTCGACCCTTGGAAACATGGATTTTTTACTCGCCAGTTTGCACCCCAAACCCCTGAATCTTTAGCGCTTCTTCTGGATGAGCAGGCCCAGGTGTATCGGGTGAAACAAGTCCATGGTCAACGGGTTTTGACCCCTTCAGAAGTTAAAGCGTTAGGGGTTGAGCGTCCAGAGGCGGATGGCTTGTTATCGGAACATGCCCATGATGCGGTTTGGGTTTGTTCGGCCGATTGTGTGCCGGTGTTAATGGCAGATTTGGGAACGGGTCGGGTGGCGGCGCTCCATGCGGGGTGGCGGGGGACGGCGGCGGAAATTGTCCCGGAGGCGATCGCCCGTTTTCAAGCATTCGGCACTCGACTGGAGGATCTGCGAATTGCTCTTGGGCCAGCTATTTCTGGTTCTCAGTATCAGGTGGGCTTAGATGTAGCCCAACAGGTGGGGAAAACCCTGATTCAGGGTGGGACTCCCTCAGATTGGATGGAGGGTTTATCCGTGGGGGAAAACCCGGTATTGTTGCCCGATTCTGAACCCGATCGCATCCGCTTAGATGTGCGTCAGGTGAATCTCAGGCAACTGCAACAGTTAGGTATTGATGTAGAGCAAGTGGCGATCGCCCCCTATTGTACCTATCAAAATCCCGATTTGTTCTTTTCTTATCGGCGCGATCGGCTAAAATCTGTCCAGTGGTCAGGCATCGTTCAATAG
- a CDS encoding biotin--[acetyl-CoA-carboxylase] ligase, whose amino-acid sequence MTLNRERIHQTWEQITQKLNLEPHALPPIHGFETLESTNQTLWQLLREGAPPGTVAIARQQTSGRGQWGRSWSSAAGGLYLSWAIAPNLPTEQALLLTISSAWGIATILRQHQNLPIQIKWPNDLILHQRKLGGILTETRLHQNQIHQAVIGVGINWDNPVPEPGISLKEGFTERSVARDVTCLEDLLALTLRGLISGYEAIEQKKGATLISAYNQLLIHRGQAIAIQGQQGKIRGITPTGQLCIDFNSSQRLLNPGEIQLGY is encoded by the coding sequence ATGACTCTGAATCGAGAACGAATTCATCAAACCTGGGAACAGATTACCCAAAAACTGAACCTAGAACCCCATGCTCTGCCCCCGATCCATGGGTTTGAAACCTTAGAATCCACCAATCAAACCCTGTGGCAACTGCTCAGGGAAGGGGCCCCACCCGGTACAGTGGCGATCGCCCGTCAGCAAACCTCTGGCCGAGGACAATGGGGAAGATCCTGGTCGTCTGCGGCTGGGGGTTTATATCTCTCTTGGGCGATCGCCCCGAACCTGCCCACAGAGCAAGCCTTGTTACTCACCATCAGCAGCGCTTGGGGAATCGCGACTATCTTGCGCCAACACCAAAACCTGCCCATTCAAATCAAATGGCCCAACGACTTAATCCTTCATCAAAGAAAACTGGGCGGCATTCTCACCGAAACTCGCCTGCATCAAAACCAAATTCACCAGGCCGTGATTGGTGTGGGCATTAATTGGGACAACCCCGTTCCTGAACCCGGAATTAGCCTCAAAGAAGGATTCACAGAGCGATCGGTTGCTAGAGATGTTACTTGCCTAGAAGACCTTTTAGCCCTAACCTTAAGGGGTTTAATCTCCGGATATGAGGCGATCGAGCAGAAAAAAGGAGCAACCCTAATCTCTGCTTACAATCAACTGCTGATCCATCGAGGACAGGCGATCGCCATCCAAGGGCAACAGGGCAAGATTAGAGGCATTACTCCTACGGGTCAGCTCTGTATTGACTTTAACTCTTCCCAACGGCTCCTCAACCCTGGTGAAATTCAATTAGGCTATTAG
- a CDS encoding peptidoglycan DD-metalloendopeptidase family protein — protein MKTLNRQRIQMSTDKTTPTPNPNPDRQYTRTFFCLTCHRSLLMQGLGWLGALGLLSGTMVWTPNRGAAYEQDSIDPIAYDAVPEAEWTEPAYEPSYEPSYEPSYEPAYEPQWTPEPEPAAYEPQWTPEPEPAAYEPEWTPEPAAYEPEWTPEPAAYDPEPIDDTSVPVVVETREEAPISYSAEDLMPENTTTAQDNTAQESAYIDTSNDFDTGATAGATAVYEEPTEVVVYEPTAPAAPTPVNQTASAPAPSAPSEPIPAWSPDNHQPAPSGGTSNEGYTAAPAPVPAPVAGGTTASGRSYFNSRQPVGRPGNGNVSLLYPLAIPAQITSHFGWRLHPIHGDWRLHNGTDIAAATGTHVLAALAGRVAISNFLGGYGLTVVLEHSNGTQETLYAHLSEVFVEPGEEVEQGTVIGSVGSTGNSTGPHLHFELREKTEEGWVAVDAGAQLEYALARLIQSWETASATPYTGGNAKELQVLPAPELAVEELPFVNIRPM, from the coding sequence GTGAAAACACTTAACCGACAACGAATCCAGATGAGTACGGATAAGACAACACCAACCCCCAATCCCAACCCAGATCGCCAATATACTCGCACCTTCTTTTGCCTCACCTGTCACCGTTCCCTGCTCATGCAAGGACTCGGTTGGTTAGGGGCCCTGGGTTTACTCAGTGGCACCATGGTTTGGACTCCTAACCGAGGAGCTGCCTACGAACAAGACTCCATTGACCCCATTGCCTATGACGCAGTTCCTGAAGCGGAATGGACGGAACCCGCTTATGAACCGAGCTATGAACCGAGCTATGAGCCGAGCTATGAGCCGGCTTATGAGCCGCAATGGACTCCCGAACCAGAACCAGCCGCCTATGAGCCGCAATGGACTCCCGAACCGGAACCAGCCGCCTATGAGCCAGAATGGACTCCCGAACCGGCTGCCTACGAGCCAGAATGGACACCGGAACCAGCCGCCTACGACCCAGAACCGATTGATGATACCTCTGTACCGGTGGTGGTAGAAACCCGTGAAGAGGCTCCCATTTCCTATTCTGCTGAGGACTTGATGCCGGAAAACACAACGACGGCTCAAGACAATACAGCTCAAGAAAGTGCCTATATTGACACCTCTAACGACTTTGATACAGGGGCAACGGCGGGAGCAACGGCTGTTTATGAAGAACCCACGGAAGTAGTAGTTTATGAGCCGACTGCTCCGGCTGCTCCGACACCGGTGAATCAGACGGCTTCAGCTCCCGCGCCTAGCGCCCCATCGGAACCCATCCCCGCTTGGTCTCCAGACAATCATCAGCCGGCTCCCTCCGGTGGAACCAGCAATGAAGGCTATACTGCTGCACCTGCACCTGTACCTGCACCAGTGGCTGGCGGAACGACGGCAAGTGGTCGGTCTTATTTCAATTCTCGCCAACCTGTCGGTCGTCCCGGCAATGGCAATGTGAGTTTGTTATATCCTCTGGCTATTCCTGCTCAAATTACCTCCCATTTTGGTTGGAGATTACATCCCATTCATGGAGATTGGAGATTACATAACGGTACGGATATTGCGGCAGCTACGGGAACCCATGTGTTGGCCGCTTTAGCAGGACGGGTGGCGATCTCTAATTTCTTAGGCGGATATGGCTTAACTGTGGTTCTCGAACACAGCAATGGAACCCAAGAAACTCTTTACGCTCACTTGTCGGAAGTGTTTGTAGAACCGGGCGAAGAAGTGGAGCAGGGAACCGTCATTGGCAGTGTGGGCAGTACCGGTAATTCTACCGGGCCCCATTTGCACTTTGAGCTGCGAGAAAAAACGGAAGAGGGCTGGGTAGCCGTAGATGCTGGGGCGCAGTTGGAATATGCCTTAGCTCGGTTAATCCAATCTTGGGAAACGGCCTCGGCAACCCCCTATACTGGCGGCAACGCTAAGGAGTTGCAAGTCTTACCGGCTCCAGAATTGGCGGTAGAAGAGTTGCCTTTTGTGAACATTCGCCCGATGTAG
- a CDS encoding riboflavin synthase, with the protein MFTGLIQGLGTLTPLNDYQVQIICSPEGRRLILADLAIGDSVAVDGVCLTVETLLSQGFIAAVSPETLSRTTLKHRAMSQVPVNLETSLRVGSKLGGHFVTGHVDGTGEVLSIIQTAIAWEMVFDLQTPSLARYIVPKGSIAVNGISLTLAQDQGATHTFKVAVIPHTFQNTNLQYLHPGDVVNLEGDILGKYVEGLLRCSAPHQKPESPITADFLSEHGYGMGG; encoded by the coding sequence GTGTTTACCGGATTAATTCAAGGCCTAGGGACTCTCACCCCTCTGAATGATTACCAAGTCCAAATTATCTGTTCTCCAGAAGGGAGACGGCTAATTTTGGCGGATTTAGCTATAGGCGATAGTGTAGCAGTCGATGGCGTATGCCTGACCGTAGAAACACTACTTTCCCAGGGATTTATCGCTGCTGTTTCGCCGGAAACCCTCAGTCGTACTACCTTGAAACATCGAGCCATGAGCCAAGTGCCTGTTAATCTAGAAACTTCTCTCCGGGTGGGGAGTAAACTAGGGGGTCACTTTGTCACGGGTCATGTGGATGGTACGGGGGAAGTCCTTTCGATTATACAGACGGCGATCGCCTGGGAAATGGTTTTTGATCTCCAAACTCCCAGTCTCGCCCGCTATATTGTCCCCAAAGGCAGCATCGCGGTAAACGGGATTAGCTTAACCCTAGCCCAAGATCAAGGCGCAACTCACACTTTTAAGGTCGCCGTGATTCCCCATACCTTCCAAAATACGAATTTACAGTATCTTCACCCTGGGGATGTGGTGAATCTGGAAGGGGACATTTTAGGCAAATATGTAGAAGGGTTATTGCGATGCTCCGCGCCCCATCAGAAACCAGAAAGTCCGATCACTGCTGATTTCTTGAGCGAACATGGCTATGGGATGGGGGGATAG
- a CDS encoding bifunctional nuclease family protein: MIEMRVAGIALDAGTRSPIVLLKDTTERRALPIYIGQDQARAIINALERQKPPRPLTHDLMVNVLETWEMSLERVVVHALHDNTFYALLTVRQGEVTRDIDARPSDAIALALRTGTSIWVMEEVIADASIPVDQEADEAEQEAFRDFVSSLRPEDFAQRGKGRSVNGE; encoded by the coding sequence ATGATTGAAATGAGAGTTGCTGGAATTGCATTAGATGCGGGCACGCGCAGCCCCATTGTTTTGTTAAAGGATACGACTGAGCGCCGCGCCTTGCCGATTTATATTGGCCAAGACCAGGCACGGGCGATCATTAATGCTCTGGAGAGGCAAAAACCCCCTCGACCCCTGACCCATGATTTGATGGTGAATGTGCTGGAAACTTGGGAGATGTCCCTGGAGAGAGTGGTGGTTCACGCGCTCCATGATAATACGTTTTATGCTCTGTTGACGGTTCGCCAAGGAGAGGTAACCCGTGATATTGATGCTCGTCCCTCGGATGCTATTGCCTTAGCTTTGCGTACCGGTACGTCGATTTGGGTGATGGAAGAGGTGATCGCCGATGCTTCTATTCCGGTGGATCAAGAGGCGGATGAAGCGGAACAGGAGGCCTTTCGCGATTTTGTGTCGAGTTTGCGACCGGAGGATTTTGCCCAACGGGGTAAAGGGCGATCGGTGAATGGTGAGTAG
- a CDS encoding aldo/keto reductase — translation MQYRRFGKTNLDLSVFSLGTMRPLGSEEGFGQIVLRALSRGINHIETARGYGKSEVYLGRILGQLDRESVYLTTKLPPTPDPKMMAGWIDESLCRLGINRIDCLALHGVNTREHLEWIQSDRGCMQAVHEAIADGKIDHVGFSTHGSLELIQSTLETGLFEFVNLHYYWSFQRHAPLLAIAHQLDMGVFIISPADKGGRLYSPPAQFKALCEPFSPLELTYRFLLGDSRITTLSIGPATVDELGPFLDIEDHPLTEAEQQVLSHLDQHMSDSLGPTQCHQCYQCLPCPEDINIPEVLRLRNLAIAYNMVEYGKYRYGMFENAGHWFPGNKASRCTECGDCLPRCPSQLNIPELLNETHELLKGKQGRRLWEDE, via the coding sequence GTGCAATATCGGCGCTTTGGTAAAACGAATCTGGATTTATCGGTTTTTTCCCTGGGGACAATGCGACCTTTGGGATCGGAGGAAGGGTTTGGCCAGATTGTTTTACGGGCACTCTCAAGAGGAATCAATCATATTGAGACGGCGAGAGGATATGGTAAAAGTGAGGTTTATTTAGGCCGGATATTGGGTCAGTTAGACCGGGAGTCTGTTTATCTGACGACGAAACTACCGCCGACTCCTGACCCGAAAATGATGGCAGGATGGATCGATGAGTCTTTGTGCCGTTTGGGGATAAACCGAATTGATTGTTTGGCGCTCCATGGTGTCAATACTAGGGAGCATCTGGAGTGGATACAGAGCGATCGCGGCTGTATGCAGGCGGTGCATGAGGCGATCGCCGACGGTAAGATCGATCATGTGGGGTTTTCCACTCATGGTTCCCTGGAGTTAATCCAATCGACCCTAGAAACGGGTTTATTTGAGTTTGTCAATTTACATTATTATTGGTCTTTTCAACGCCATGCTCCCCTGTTGGCGATCGCCCATCAGTTAGATATGGGTGTTTTTATTATCTCTCCAGCCGATAAAGGGGGACGCTTGTATAGTCCTCCTGCTCAATTCAAAGCCTTGTGCGAACCCTTTTCACCCCTAGAATTAACCTATCGGTTTTTACTCGGCGATTCTAGGATTACCACCCTCAGCATCGGCCCCGCTACTGTAGACGAGTTGGGGCCATTCCTAGACATCGAGGATCATCCCCTCACAGAAGCAGAACAACAAGTTTTATCCCATCTAGACCAGCACATGAGCGACAGCTTGGGGCCAACCCAATGTCATCAATGCTATCAATGCTTACCTTGTCCTGAAGACATTAATATTCCGGAAGTTTTACGCCTACGGAATTTGGCGATCGCCTATAATATGGTCGAGTATGGAAAATATCGCTACGGCATGTTTGAAAATGCCGGTCATTGGTTTCCGGGAAACAAGGCTTCCCGATGCACCGAATGTGGGGACTGTTTACCCCGATGTCCCTCTCAACTCAATATTCCTGAACTGCTCAATGAAACCCACGAGTTACTCAAAGGAAAACAAGGGCGCAGACTGTGGGAAGATGAATAG
- a CDS encoding antitoxin family protein, producing MPPTIKAIYHSGTFILQTACDLPEGVEVELLVQSTPALPPKISNTNAREDFLRQLVEKMQHNPIPSNAPRFTRDMLYESR from the coding sequence ATGCCACCAACCATAAAAGCTATTTACCATAGTGGTACATTTATCCTTCAGACAGCTTGTGATTTACCTGAAGGAGTTGAAGTTGAGCTATTAGTACAATCTACTCCAGCACTTCCACCAAAAATTTCCAATACCAATGCCAGAGAGGATTTTTTAAGGCAACTGGTTGAAAAAATGCAACACAACCCAATTCCCTCCAATGCCCCCCGGTTTACACGAGATATGCTGTATGAGAGCCGTTGA
- the gcvT gene encoding glycine cleavage system aminomethyltransferase GcvT — MALLHTPLFDSCVKLKAKMTEFSGWEMPVQFSGIKQEHEAVRTQVGMFDISHMGKFFLSGPSVIASLQTLVPSDLARLKPGEAQYTVLLNPEGGIIDDIIVYLQSQEANGEEKVAIIVNAATCEGDRQWIEQHLDRDKIQFDNKTLTQALIAVQGPKAIETLQPLLKTDLSSIPRFGHATLPLLGSSAFLAHTGYTGEDGVEIMLDPETAIQLWDTLLKAGVTPCGLGARDTLRLEAALALYGQDIDRTTTPLEAGLKWLVHLKTKGDFIGRSVLEDQQTNGVSKRLVGLQGEGRRIARHGYPLLAGGEVVSEVASGTLSPTLGYPVAMAYLPKKWAKTGQEIEVEIRGKRYPMKVVKKPFYRAG, encoded by the coding sequence ATGGCTTTACTTCATACTCCACTGTTTGACTCGTGTGTAAAACTCAAGGCAAAGATGACTGAATTTTCCGGTTGGGAAATGCCGGTACAGTTTTCGGGAATCAAACAAGAACATGAAGCGGTCAGAACCCAAGTCGGAATGTTTGACATCTCCCATATGGGTAAATTCTTCCTCAGCGGCCCTTCAGTCATTGCCAGCTTACAAACCCTTGTCCCCTCAGATCTGGCTCGCTTAAAACCGGGTGAAGCCCAATATACGGTACTCCTAAATCCAGAGGGCGGAATTATTGACGATATTATTGTCTATCTGCAAAGCCAAGAGGCCAACGGAGAGGAAAAAGTGGCTATTATCGTCAATGCTGCCACTTGTGAAGGCGATCGCCAATGGATCGAGCAACACCTTGATCGCGATAAAATCCAATTCGACAATAAAACCCTCACTCAAGCGCTGATCGCTGTGCAAGGCCCCAAAGCCATAGAAACCCTACAACCCCTCCTCAAAACCGATCTCTCATCCATTCCCCGCTTCGGTCACGCCACCCTTCCCCTGCTCGGTAGCTCCGCATTCCTCGCTCACACCGGCTACACGGGCGAAGATGGAGTCGAAATTATGCTCGATCCAGAAACAGCCATTCAACTTTGGGACACCCTCCTGAAAGCAGGCGTTACTCCCTGCGGTTTAGGAGCCAGAGATACCCTACGCTTAGAAGCCGCCTTAGCCCTCTACGGTCAAGACATCGATCGCACCACCACCCCCCTAGAAGCGGGCTTAAAATGGTTAGTCCACCTCAAAACCAAAGGTGATTTTATCGGTCGCTCCGTCTTAGAAGACCAGCAAACCAATGGAGTCTCTAAACGCTTAGTCGGACTGCAAGGAGAAGGTCGTCGCATTGCTCGTCATGGCTATCCCCTTTTAGCCGGAGGAGAAGTCGTTTCTGAAGTGGCCAGTGGAACCCTTTCCCCCACCCTCGGTTATCCCGTTGCTATGGCTTACCTACCGAAGAAATGGGCTAAAACTGGCCAAGAAATTGAAGTGGAAATTCGCGGTAAACGTTATCCCATGAAAGTGGTGAAAAAACCCTTTTATCGGGCTGGGTAA